One Grus americana isolate bGruAme1 chromosome Z, bGruAme1.mat, whole genome shotgun sequence DNA window includes the following coding sequences:
- the ANKRD34B gene encoding ankyrin repeat domain-containing protein 34B, with protein MTETPEGISLIKAVYQCRLRLTRLLVEGGAYINESNDRGETPLMVACRTKHADAQSVSKEKIVKYLLENKADPNIQDKSGKTALMHACMEKAGPEVVSLLLSKGADPSLQDHSNCSALVYAINSEDRETLEVLLNACREQGKEVIIITVHKSLSGRLKTKQYLNMPPEDFEECCSPIACTSPSEIELKTSLSPDASPNETKKAFFSFKELDPPRSRRVDNSSQTVSPMRKSSSRKVGSQMARVQWLHSEPWIKSSLSMFHQDKIASLQELQAVTPEEEEVSFNISGLGSSNRFITRHQSIDIKDTPHLLKTLDQTGSSKLSDDEINSQTPYAEEEYNPSGIPEGKDAISGQISFVSNIRSIIQKTNLGANHCSSDSQLTTSLSPAAAEDNKSMIGKKKILSPSHSLLPSSREEVESMPLVTLSRRNQSLLERWDSGALLLDQAAQTRPGFLPPLNVNPYPPITDTAFMNRASGMISCGHKHLVPAAPAFPRETENKKTLLRRQSLQSEQIKQLMNF; from the coding sequence ATGACCGAAACACCGGAAGGGATTTCCCTGATAAAAGCGGTCTACCAATGCCGCCTTCGTCTCACTAGACTGTTGGTAGAGGGTGGTGCCTACATCAACGAGAGCAATGACAGAGGTGAAACCCCTTTAATGGTTGCTTGTAGGACAAAACATGCGGACGCCCAGAGTgtcagcaaggaaaaaatagttaaatacctactggaaaacaaagctgatCCGAATATACAGGACAAAtctggaaagacagccttgatgcaCGCTTGTATGGAAAAAGCAGGCCCTGAAGTGGTATCTCTGCTACTGAGCAAGGGAGCTGACCCAAGCCTGCAAGATCACTCCAATTGCTCTGCGCTTGTGTATGCAATAAACTCTGAAGACAGAGAGACCCTGGAAGTTCTTCTTAATGCCTGCAGGGAGCAAGGAAAAGAAGTCATCATCATCACAGTACACAAGTCCCTGTCGGGGAggctgaaaacaaagcagtacTTAAACATGCCTCCTGAAGACTTCGAGGAATGCTGTTCTCCAATTGCTTGCACTTCCCCATCGGAAatagaattgaaaacatctctatCCCCAGATGCAAGTCCAAATGAAACTAAAAAAGCATTCTTCAGCTTTAAAGAGCTGGATCCTCCTAGATCCAGAAGGGTGGACAACTCATCTCAAACAGTTTCACCGATGAGAAAATCCAGCTCAAGAAAAGTAGGGTCTCAGATGGCACGAGTGCAGTGGCTACACTCTGAGCCTTGGATAAAAAGCTCTCTGTCAATGTTTCACCAGGATAAAATTGCCTCTTTACAAGAACTTCAGGCTGTTACTCCAGAAGAAGAAGAGGTTTCTTTTAATATCAGTGGCCTTGGCTCATCAAACAGATTCATCACTAGGCACCAAAGTATTGACATAAAAGACACTCCTCATTTATTGAAAACCCTTGATCAAACTGGATCAAGTAAATTATCAGATGATGAGATAAACTCCCAGACTCCTTATGCTGAAGAGGAATATAACCCCAGTGGGATTCCTGAGGGTAAGGATGCCATTTCGGGACAAATCAGCTTTGTTTCAAACATCAGAAGTATTATCCAGAAGACAAATTTAGGAGCAAATCACTGCAGCTCTGATTCTCAGTTAACTACCAGTCTaagtcctgctgctgcagaagacaaTAAGTCAatgataggaaagaaaaagattctttCTCCATCTCACTCTTTGTTACCAAGTTCTAGAGAAGAAGTGGAAAGCATGCCTCTTGTTACTCTGAGCAGGAGAAATCAATCTTTGTTAGAAAGATGGGATTCAGGAGCCTTGTTGTTGGATCAAGCTGCTCAGACAAGACCAGGTTTTCTTCCACCACTGAATGTGAATCCTTACCCCCCAATTACAGATACTGCTTTCATGAACAGGGCTTCTGGGATGATTTCTTGTGGACACAAACACTTGGTACCAGCAGCACCTGCCTTCCCTAGGGAGACCGAAAATAAGAAAACCTTACTAAGGAGGCAGTCATTACAGAGTGAGCAGATTAAGcaattaatgaatttttaa